A single Eulemur rufifrons isolate Redbay chromosome 9, OSU_ERuf_1, whole genome shotgun sequence DNA region contains:
- the LLGL1 gene encoding lethal(2) giant larvae protein homolog 1 isoform X4: MMKFRFRRQGADPQREKLKQELFAFNKTVEHGFPNQPSALAFDPELRIMAIGTRSGAVKIYGAPGVEFTGLHRDAATVTQMHFLPGQGRLLTLLDDSSLHLWEIIHHNGCAHLEEALSFQLPGRPGFDGASAPPSLTRVTVVLLVAAGDMAALGTEGGSVFFLDVTTLTLLEGQTLGPDEVLRSLPDDYRCGKALGPVESLQGHLRDPTKILIGYSRGLLVIWNQAARCVDHVFLGNQQLESLCWGRDGSTVTSSHSDGSYAVWSADVGSSPALQPTVATTPYGPFPCKAINKILWRNCESGGHFIIFSGGMPRASYGDRHCVSVLRAEVLVTLDFTSRIIDFFTVHSTRPEDEFDDPQALAVLLEEELVVLDLQTPGWPAVPAPYLAPLHSSAITCSAHVANVPAKLWARIVSAGEQQSPQPASSASSWPITGGRNLAQEPSQRGLLLTGHEDGTVRFWDASGVALRPLYKLSTAGLFQTDCEHADSLAQAAEDDWPPFRKVGCFDPYSDDPRLGVQKVSLCKYTAQMVVAGTAGQVLVLELSDVPSEHAVSVASVDLLQDREGFTWKGHERLSPRAGLLPWAAGFQPRVLVQCLPPAAVTAVTLHTEWGLVAFGTSHGFGLFDYQRKSPVLARCTLHPNDSLAMEGPLSRVKSLKKSLRQSFRRIRKSRVSGKKRAANANSKLQEANAQLAEQACPHDVEMTPVQRRIEPRSADDSLSGVVRCLYFADTFLRDAAHHGPTMWAGTNSGSVFAYALEVPVAAAAGSEKRPEGAVEAVLGKEVQLMHRAPVVAIAVLDGRGRPLPEPYEASRDLAQAPDMQGGHAVLIASEEQFKVFTLPKVSAKTKFKLTAHEGCRVRKVALATFASVACEDYAETCLACLTNLGDVHVFSVPGLRPQVHYSCIRKEDISGIASCVFTRHGQGFYLISPSEFERFSLSARNITEPLCSLDISWPRNATRASYRLRESPKLSQANGTPSIILAPQSCDGSPDPAHSKGTDTSEPLEAVLSPMSVDSATSADTTLDTTGDVTVEDVKDFLSSSEESEKNLRNLAEDEARACAILIK; this comes from the exons CTATGGTGCACCCGGGGTGGAGTTCACAGGCCTGCACCGTGACGCAGCCACTGTCACACAGATGCATTTCCTGCCCGGCCAG GGCCGCCTCCTGACCCTGCTGGATGACAGCAGCCTGCATCTCTGGGAGATCATCCACCATAACGGCTGCGCCCACCTGGAGGAAGCACTCAGTTTCCAGCTGCCCGGCCGGCCTGGCTTTGACGGTGCCAG TGCCCCGCCTAGCCTCACGCGCGTCACTGTGGTCCTGCTGGTGGCTGCTGGTGACATGGCAGCCCTGGGCACTGAGGGAGGCAGTGTCTTCTTCCTGGACGTTACCACCCTGACGCTGCTTGAGGGGCAGACCCTCGGTCCAGACGAGGTTCTGCGCAG CTTGCCAGACGACTACCGGTGTGGAAAGGCGCTGGGCCCCGTGGAGTCACTCCAGGGACACCTGCGGGACCCCACCAAGATTCTCATTGGCTACAGCCGGGGCCTGCTGGTCATCTGGAACCAGGCTGCGCGGTGTGTAGACCATGTCTTCCTAGGGAACCAG CAGCTGGAGAGCCTGTGTTGGGGCCGCGATGGCAGTACTGTCACCAGTTCGCACAGTGATGGCAGCTATGCTGTCTGGTCTGCAGACGTTGGCAGCTCCCCGGCACTGCAGCCCACGGTAGCCACCACCCCCTACG GCCCCTTTCCCTGCAAGGCCATCAACAAGATTCTGTGGCGGAACTGTGAATCCGG GGGCCACTTTATCATCTTCAGTGGTGGCATGCCCCGTGCCAGCTATGGTGACCGCCACTGTGTGAGTGTGCTGCGAGCCGAGGTGCTGGTGACGCTCGATTTCACTTCCCGCATCATCGACTTCTTCACAGTGCACAGCACGCGGCCTGAGGATG AATTCGATGATCCCCAGGCCTTGGCTGTGCTGCTTGAAGAGGAACTGGTGGTGCTTGACCTTCAGACGCCCGGCTGGCCGGCTGTGCCTGCCCCGTACCTGGCCCCGCTGCACTCGTCTGCTATCACCTGCTCGGCCCATGTTGCCAACGTCCCTGCCAAGCTGTGGGCCCGCATTGTGAGCGCCGGCGAGCAGCAGAGCCCCCAGCCTGCCTCCAGTGCCTCG AGTTGGCCCATCACTGGGGGCCGGAACCTGGCTCAGGAGCCATCACAGCGAGGGCTGCTGCTGACTGG ccaTGAGGACGGTACTGTGCGGTTCTGGGACGCCTCAGGCGTGGCACTGCGGCCACTCTACAAGCTGAGCACGGCTGGCCTCTTCCAGACTGACTGTGAGCATGCTGACAGCCTGGCCCAGGCTGCCGAGGATGACTGGCCGCCCTTCCGCAAG GTGGGTTGTTTTGACCCCTACAGTGATGATCCCCGGCTCGGTGTGCAGAAGGTCTCGCTCTGCAAGTACACGGCCCAGATGGTGGTGGCTGGCACTGCAGGCCAG GTGTTGGTGCTGGAGCTCAGCGATGTGCCCTCGGAGCACGCGGTCAGCGTGGCCAGCGTGGACCTCCTCCAGGACCGCGAGGGCTTCACGTGGAAGGGCCACGAGAGGCTGAGTCCACGCGCGGGACTGCTGCCTTGGGCTGCTGGCTTCCAGCCCCGTGTGCTGGTGCAGTGCCTGCCGCCAGCCGCTGTCACTGCTGTCACGCTTCACACCGAGTGGGGCCTTGTGGCCTTTGGCACCAGTCATGGCTTTGGCCTCTTCGACTACCAGCGCAAGAGCCCTGTGCTGGCCAG GTGCACTCTTCACCCCAACGACTCCCTGGCCATGGAGGGGCCGCTCTCCCGGGTGAAGTCGCTCAAGAAGTCGCTGCGCCAGTCTTTCCGGCGCATCCGCAAGAGCCGTGTCTCTGGCAAGAAGCGGGCTGCTAACGCCAACAGCAAG TTGCAGGAGGCCAACGCGCAGCTGGCCGAACAAGCCTGCCCCCATGACGTGGAGATGACACCCGTACAGCGCCGCATCGAGCCCCGCTCTGCCGATGACTCCCTCTCGGGCGTAGTGCGCTGCCTCTACTTTGCTGACACGTTCCTTCGAGATG CTGCCCACCACGGGCCCACCATGTGGGCAGGCACCAACTCAGGCTCCGTGTTTGCCTACGCGCTGGAGGTGCCGGTGGCAGCAGCGGCAGGCAGCGAGAAGCGGCCCGAGGGGGCGGTGGAGGCCGTGCTGGGCAAGGAGGTGCAGCTGATGCACCGGGCGCCTGTGGTGGCCATTGCCGTGCTGGACGGGCGCGGCCGCCCGCTGCCCGAGCCCTATGAAGCCTCGCGGGACTTGGCGCAGGCACCTGACATGCAGGGCGGTCACGCTGTGCTCATCGCATCTGAGGAGCAGTTCAAG GTGTTCACACTGCCCAAGGTGAGCGCCAAGACCAAGTTCAAGCTGACAGCCCATGAAGGCTGTCGAGTACGCAAGGTGGCACTGGCCACGTTTGCCAGTGTGGCCTGCGAGGACTATGCTGAGACCTGCCTGGCCTGCCTCACCAACCTGGGTGACGTTCACGTCTTCTCGGTGCCTGGCCTGCGGCCCCAAGTGCACTACTCCTGTATCCGGAAGGAGGACATCAGTGGCATCGCCTCGTGTGTCTTCACGCGCCACGGCCAGG GCTTTTACCTGATTTCCCCGTCAGAATTTGAACGCTTCTCCCTAAGTGCCCGGAACATCACAGAGCCACTCTGTTCTTTGGACATCAGCTGGCCCCGCAATGCCACCCGGGCCAG CTACAGGCTCCGAGAGTCACCCAAGCTGAGCCAGGCTAACGGGACCCCGAGCATCATCCTGGCCCCACAGAGCTGCGACGGGAGCCCAGATCCAGCCCACAGCAAGGGAACCG ACACCTCAGAGCCACTGGAGGCCGTGCTTTCACCCATGTCCGTCGACTCGGCCACCAGTGCCGACACCACGCTGGACACAACAGGGGACGTCACGGTGGAGGATGTGAAGGATTTCCTGAG CTCTTCCGAGGAATCGGAGAAGAATCTGAGGAACCTGGCGGAAGACGAGGCCCGGGCCTGCGCCATCCTGATCAAATGA